One Pararge aegeria chromosome 4, ilParAegt1.1, whole genome shotgun sequence DNA segment encodes these proteins:
- the LOC120623261 gene encoding thialysine N-epsilon-acetyltransferase-like, which produces MASSGAATAPASQQEADDEVTVRDMRAEDMADIHRMIHELAEFEGMPDGPQLSVQDLIEDGFACSPSWFFGLVAERRGRVVGYALVNRAYSSWTRRAFYVEDLFVRPEARARGVGGRLMRALCGRALAAGVRRVDWHVLASNAGALRFYARLGARDLAASEGRAALRLDHACIEAVAAGRRPGGPAAAN; this is translated from the exons ATGGCGTCCAGTGGCGCGGCGACTGCGCCGGCCAGCCAGCAAGAGGCCGATGACGAGGTGACGGTGCGCGACATGCGCGCGGAAGACATGGCCGACATCCACCGTATGATACAC GAGCTGGCTGAGTTCGAGGGTATGCCGGACGGGCCGCAGCTGAGCGTACAAG ATCTGATCGAGGACGGCTTCGCTTGCTCGCCGAGCTGGTTCTTCGGGCTGGTGGCGGAGCGGCGCGGCCGCGTGGTGGGCTACGCGCTGGTCAACCGCGCCTACTCCAGCTGGACGCGGCGCGCCTTCTACGTGGAGGACCTGTTCGTGCGGCCCGAGGCGCGCGCGCGCGGCGTGGGCGGGCGCCTCATGCGCGCGCTGTGCGGCCGCGCGCTGGCGGCCGGCGTGCGGCGCGTGGACTGGCACGTGCTGGCCAGCAACGCGGGCGCGCTCCGCTTCTACGCGCGGCTCGGCGCGCGCGACCTGGCCGCCAGCGAGGGCCGCGCCGCGCTGCGCCTGGACCACGCCTGCATCGAGGCCGTGGCGGCGGGCCGGCGGCCCGGCGGCCCGGCGGCTGCTAACTAA